The nucleotide sequence AGGTTGCCTTTGTTGTTTTTACATTAGTACACCAAGACATTTCAAAAATCCAAGGGCTTAGACAGTGTCTGTTGTATGGTCACTTGAATTGTATTTTCCTTGCAGATCCTACTATGCTGACTGATATGATGAAAGGGAACGTAACAAATGTGCTGCCTATGATTCTGATTGGTGGCTGGATCAACATGACTTTCTCTGGTTTTGTCACAAGTGAGTGTCAGTTTAGGAATCTAAATTTGTGGGTCTGGAAGCCTTGggtcactttgcaacactaaTGCATCTTCCCAGAGATCTTGCCTTCCTCTTATTTATTGAGTGTAGTCTGAGACATAGTGGCCTTGAACTAGTCACTATTTCCAGTCTTCAGTCTATAAAAAGGGAGTAGTGGCTTTCCTTACACTGAGGCCACAGCGTTGGATATCATGAGCTTTGACTCTGTATGAGACTGGGAGTGGTTTATCTCATTCCTGAAAATATTTCTCCctcttgtttatttgtttatttattgaatttattagtcgcccatctggctggctgcccaGCCGCTCTggcgacatacaacataggcatacaatacgtaggcattaaaaatctaaaaacaataaagataaaatttAAAATCTTGTGTGTTTACAGTGCACTATTATTCTTGCTATGCCTGTTCACCATCAATAGTGGGTCACTTCTATGCTGATTGGATCTTGTATTGACTTGTGTTCTTCATAGTAATGTTGACACCTAATTATATCTCAAACATTGTGTTATCTTTTTgcctctttgttttttaaaaaataattctttttttGCTCTGTTGTTGCTCTGTACTTACCCACTTAGACAGTCATCTCATGCATCTAATGGAGTGGACTTTGGCCTATGATATCTTATGCCACTGGGTTCTTTCCTTGCTGCAACAGGTTAACCCAGCTTCCCCTCTGGAATTTAGTCCACACACTATTTCAAAGGAAATTTGTGAAAATACTATGCACATTAAAACCAATATATCATCTTTTGCCATTAATCACCAATAACATTAACATAGTAATCTTTATCCTATGAGACACTCATTTGACTTTTCCACAATGTGACCAGCAGGTCTGTAATTcatgaaaaaaaatggactgtcttcaagttgattccaacttatgggtgaccgtatgaatagggttttcatggtaagtggtattcagaggtggtttaccattgccttcctctgaggctgagaggcagcgactggcccaaggtcacccagtgagcttcatggctatgtggggattcaaaccctggtctcccaggtcgtggtccaacaccttaaccactacaccacactggctctcctgtaaTTCATAATGCTTGTTTTTTCCCTCCACATCCAATAATGGCGCTTCATACCATGTTATCTGCCTAATTTCTTCCTGGGCCATCCTGGTTTCTTATGGCTCTTTATTAAGCAAGAATATATGAATTgcataattttttaaatttaaaaacatttcagagATTTTTAATAGTAAGTGGtggacaaaaataaaaacattaaaatagtatAATAAAAGCAGAAATCTAGTAATAgcagggtccaatcttatggcctgatccagcaggctcttcttatgttatgtgtcAGGGAAGGCCCAGGCAAAAAGACTTATTTAGAAGACATTCATCCGTTGCTTCAGATGAAGCTTCAACTATgaaagagggaagggcattctagAGTGCATTATTAGATCAGATAAGAGGTCTGTCTAGTCCAGGACCCTGGTTTCTACAGTTTTTTCTTTGGATTTCTTGTAGCTGTATATAAGGCAAAGATTGGAGGGGCAAGCTTGACATTCATTCCTTGATGTCACAGTGACATTATGTAATCATATACAAAAGTTTTTCTTGAAAGAATTTGGCCAGCTTGGGCTGAATCTGTATTGCGATGCAAGACTTTGCTCAGcagacatttgtgtgtgtgtgtgtgtgaaacaaagAAAGCAATCCAAACTCTTTAAAGGACAATTCTGCTACCATCAAGCGTTCCCTCTCAACTAGTTTTCCTACTTATTTCATACAGGCAACTTGTTTGAAGTTACAGTCCTATTTTGAATTGAATGCCAAACTGGTCCCTTGCAGCATGCTATAGTAGTTGCTGCATATATCTACGTTACAATGTGGGATTACCATCTCTTATTCAGCAGGGAGAGAAGGTTCTGGTGTGCAGATTGTTTGGAATAATATTTGTCTCACAGAGAGCAAGAACCACACTTTAAATAGGAAATTAGATGGCTGGGAACCAAGCATCAAGCTGTGTCATTTAGCTGCAGATGTTAATTCTTCTAAAATCCCAAACtcagtcagcatttttattagCTGAGTTTTGTGTACTCTGTCACAGGAGTGGCTTATACATTTCCCCATTGGTGATTGTCACACCAGTTGTGGCTAAACAGAAACAGATGAAGCTTCATTTTTTCACCCACCTATTTCACTTCTAAAATGGCTTAAATGAAAGAGATGAATATCACATTCTCTAGTTGTTGTTTTGCTGCCTCATAGGGCAGCttcagaggaagctgctttaaacCAAATCAGACAAGCAGcattccagggtttcaaacagccaTGCTTGGACattctagggactgaacctgggaacttctatgtgcaaagcatgtgctgtaccctgagctacagccctttccttctATGGTTTGTGCTCTGTTCATCTGGCAGGCACTGTCTCAAGGAGAAAACATCGCATGCAACAGTCTTGAACTGACTTTTTCTTCTGAGGGAGTCTCAAAAAGTGTCCAGCATTTCAAATTTTCTGAAGCACttcaataaatacatttctcTGCACATTTTGGGGTTTGCCTTACTCTGTTGCATCTCCAACTTTCTTCTCTCTGACCCCTTCCTCAGTCCCCATGAAACCCCTTAGCTAATCCCAGCCCTGACTCTTATCCACTTCTACATTTAGGGTAAACTCTTCTCTGCCTCTTATGCCTAAAATATCCTCCCAGGAGAATATCTCCTCAGATCCAGTTTATCTGTGAAACCCTTGTCTTAACCCCTAGTCCTAATCTTAACTAAtctaatgtttttgattgctgtaaactgcccagagagcttcggctatggggtggtatacaagtgaaataaacaaacaaacaaataaataaaactggaaaAAGCCTGATAATGTGCTTACTCTGTCTTCTCTCTTTTCTgtctgacctttttggaattttgaCAGTTGGGAAAATAGTTTTATGCTCATTGTGAGAGAGATCTGTCTTTGCTTATATTATCCTGTAAGGCACTGTGTACATTGGTGAATTGTTTgtgatgaggttttttttttaaattttaacagcAAAAGTCCCCTTTCCTTTGACACTTCGTTTTAAACCGATGTTACAGCAGGGTATCGAGTTACTTACTTTGGATGCATCCTGGTAAGAGTCCTTCACTGTGCTCCAGGCAATGTTTGACTATCTAAAACTGTGAAAGTTACTGCAATGTTGGGAATTGGGCATTTGTGCGTTTAGTTGACacctaatttcttttttttttagggtAAGCTCTGCTTCTTGGTATTTTCTAAACGTGTTTGGACTTCGAAGCATTTATACTCTCATTCTTGGCCAAGATAATGGTAAGATATTGCTATTAATGTAAAATTAGAGTAATACTTGGGGTAGTGAATCGTCAGCTATGGTTAAATGACTACTCCCCCTCAGTTATTCCATTTTGAGTCTCATACCTTTAGCACAAGAggggggaactggatctggctggcaGTCATATCTCTCCCACCTCAGTGGGCCAGGTTTGATAGGTGGGAGAGACCACCAACCTGTTAGTCACCTCATGTCAGTCAGCTGATTGTCTGTTACAACAACCTCCTTTGTAGACCTGCTTTCAGCTCCAAGCATGCCTTCAAAGAAGCTCCCTGTAATTAAGCTGCTCCCTTCCCTTGGCTGCGTTAGAGAGTTCCCGAAAGGAAACTCCCTAGTGTAGCTAGTCCTACCTCATTGACGACATTTTGGCTGTGCAGGACTCTCCaagcactgacaatcagctgagTGTCTGTGCTTGCAGAGAGTGGTGTGCTTTGATCTTTGACAATCAGCTGATAGCTGGGGTTTCAAAACAGGTGAACATggtttggccaaaatggcctcgcAGGCCTAATTAGACTTGtgggctggagattccccacgCTTGCTTGAGCAGAAACTGTATGGGTTCAGGTGGATGCTTGCTTGTAGCTCAGTTCAGTGGCCTTAATTCAAGTAATTAGATGGCAAGAATTAAACAGTATCCCATCAACCTCTTTTTGGAACAGAAGTAAAATTCCTTAGGTATTTTCTCATAGATAGTCCTTTGCTGCTGGTAGACTTATCCATTGTATTTACTATAGAGTTTCTTATGAATTCTGACCTGGTTACTAATATTAGTAAATAGCAATATATTTTACCAATACTAAATAGACAAAAGGCTTGTTGTCATTAAGGCTGAAGAAAGTTACATCTGCTTGATTGTTGGCCTCATACTTTTTCTGCTTAATTTATACAAAACTAGGGAGATACCTTGCTGTCTACCACAGCACTGAACTGCTCAAATTATCCCCCCCTTTGATGCTCTTAGTGCTGTTGTTGTAATGTGAGTCACTCTTTCATGTTTGTTTGCAGCTGCGGATCAGTCCAGAGTAATGCAGGAGCAGATGACAGGGGCAGCAATGGCCATGCCTGCAGATACTAATAAAGCATTCAAGGTATGAGACTACAGTTCCAACAGCAGAAACAGGCCCCTGAAATTTCATATAGCCTTGCTCCTATTTCTTGAATATACGGGGGGAAATAGCTGAAAAATACCTGTTAGGAATGTATGTTAAAGAATTCTCTAGCTTACGAGATTGGAAACCATTGTTCTATTGAAATTTTTTCATAAAGCTCTAGGGTTCATTGGAAGATTGTCAGGAAGCTTTTAAGATCAGAAGATCAGTAATGGTGAAGCTTCCCCGAAAGGCAGCTTGCTCATCATTACTAATAAGAAACACCTATCGTTATGCATAGACAAGTTGATAAAGGTAGAAAGACTGAAAACCTATATCTCGCATCCTAGTTGGTAGAAAGTTTGAAAACCTGTATCTCACATCCTAGTTGGTGACCTGCGCAAAGAAGATATACTTATGCATTGTTTACTTGTTTATATGTAATCTTTTGCCTTTCTGTATTTAAATACTTGTACCTGTATGGCCGGTCAATGACCACAAACAATAAAGGATGTGATGTACTTATTGGGGACAAAATGGAAATATGCTGAACAAATAATTTGTTTTATAGAACTAGTCAGTTCTAAAAAAATAAGACACTAATGTTTCAAACTGCCTAAGTAGAGTCATACAGTTTGAGCTATGCTTCTGTGAACAGTTGTGCAGGAAAAGAAAAGAGTGATCTCCAGAAAACACCCTTACTTGTAGAATGTTAGGCACTAGCGGCGATGGATATACCAGCCTGGAATACCCAGTGATCTCTGTTTAGTAGTTTAGACAATTGCTAACCATAAGAACTTTGCCTTGCCCCAAACACATCAGCCCACATTATTTTCTACAGCCTCATTGCTTCCTCATGCATGTTATAACTCCAGTCCCTGCTGCAAGCTGATCACTCTTCTACACCCAGCCGGGGAATGCTCAGATACATTTCAGTCATAAACGTCAGTGctgttcttcaaaattcacagtctAAACTACCATGAATAAATTAAGGCAGAATGTTGAGCAAGATTTCTCAAGTAAGGGTTCCAAGAGGGAACGTAAGTAGTTAGTACACTTCTACTGGCTGTGTCAATGTTCTTTCTTTGTCATTGCAGACAGAATGGGAGGCTCTAGAACTGACTGATCATCAGTGGGCACTCGAAGATGTTGAAGAGGAACTTATGGCGAAAGATCTCCGCTTTGAAGGCATGTTTAAGGAAGAACTGCAGACATCCATGTTCTGAGCCACTACATATGGTTGGCATTAAAtcattttgtgtttatttatctATAGTGTATTCTTACTGATGGCCAGAATAAAGATGGATCAGAACCTCTGTGAGCTATAGAGCTGCAGGAGAGAGTGTTGCTTCTGATGTCTCTTCTGATGCCTTTTGAGTCACATTGGAGTTCTGGTTTGGCAGCTGCTGACAGGATATGTCAGGTCAGAAGGCAAGCTACTGAACTTGTAGTCATTGAACAAACTTATTGGAAGTAACATAAGCTCAGGACAACTTGAAATTGAGTGGGTTCTTGCAGATTTTAACACTATCAACTATTTCTCTAGAAACATCAAGTCTAGTTCAGAGTATATTATCAACATACTGACATAGGATTCAATCCCTGAAGCCTCCCTCTCACTGCCAGGGCTCAGCCTTGCTACATGTGCATAATTATTATTAGACTTCAGTTTAGATAGGAGGAGCTTCCAAAGATTGTTCTCCCTACTTATTGCAATCCAGTGGTCCAGAGACTAAGCTGCTCTCCTCTGTCCACTAGAAGGCAGGTTCTTTTAAGAAGAAAGACGTGGCTGGTAGCTGGACTAGAAGCAACTTGTCCTCTCTAGAGCCAGTCTTTTTCCTGCCCCCTAAGTGAACAGTTGCAGGTAGAGGGTCTGGTCTTCTTGATCAGTAACTAAACACTGATTTGGATATTTTAAAAGGACAGTTGGTACACTTTGACATTAGTTGGCATGAGCACTAGATCTATGTGTGGTTAGATGTCTTTCGTCCTAAGAGTTTGACTGAAATGTTAGTAGGATATGATCTAGAATCAAGGGAAATCCCTTTTTATTAAGACATTGTTTGTCTTTGGAAGACAAGCTTGAGCTCTTGCCCTTGTTGCTCCCTCAGGGAACAATCGTCTAAAGTCTCCCAATATGCATGACCTAAGGTACTTTGTGAATTATATTCCAGTGCTCTTTGGAGGCTTGTATGTATAACCAAAAGACAATGCACATTCCTCAAATTCATAATGCTAGGAAACTAGGTTGACTGAATAAAATGTTCTTGTTTATCAGCTAAAGTAATGGCTGTCGGTCAGTTGTTATAGTGTGACAGTAAAGTGGCACAGTAGAGAAAAGACTGCTGAAGCAGTACTCAATCTGAAGttggccagaatgtaaaagtttggaatattaacttttcagAGTAACATGTGGCCTAGGCCTACCACTGGTTGGGTTATGTTTTTATGCATGAGAACAATGAAGGAAGCCTTTCACTGTTCTTGTGTCTTTAAGAAACAAGATAATTTGTATCAATGAAACGGGACTCTGGTCCAGCTCTAGTCACATACAGTAGCTAGTACTGTGAGAGGAAGTATGCACATCTCTTTTTGGAATAGCTGCATCTGGCCAGGCCAGTGAGGCTCTAAGTATCCTGTTACCTATGTTCATCTATGTCC is from Rhineura floridana isolate rRhiFlo1 chromosome 3, rRhiFlo1.hap2, whole genome shotgun sequence and encodes:
- the EMC3 gene encoding ER membrane protein complex subunit 3; this encodes MSEPELLLDSNIRLWVVLPIVFITFFVGMIRHYVSILLQSDKKLTQEQVSDSQVLIRSRVLRENGKYIPKQSFLTRKYYFNNPDDGFFKKTKRKVVPPSPMTDPTMLTDMMKGNVTNVLPMILIGGWINMTFSGFVTTKVPFPLTLRFKPMLQQGIELLTLDASWVSSASWYFLNVFGLRSIYTLILGQDNAADQSRVMQEQMTGAAMAMPADTNKAFKTEWEALELTDHQWALEDVEEELMAKDLRFEGMFKEELQTSMF